CACCGAGAACAGCACTTTGTGGCAATGGTGCACGTTCTCCCATTTCAACTTCTGCCATATAACAATTTGGACAAGTATACTCCGCTTCTCCACCATTATTCCTTCTACCATTAAACAATGCGCAGATTTGATGCTGCCAAGCTTCACACTTGTCACATTGAACCCACTGCAAGAAACAAATACTTAGTGTAATCGAACACCACGTATCAAAATAGAACAACACCAAACGTAAAAAGGCATTACCCATTCTTCAGTTTCCtcgtcatttttctttttctccaccCTTCCCTTTGGAATCGTCGTGCCATCTACTGCGATGGTGTCTCCATGTGAACTGTTATAGCAGTGATTGCAGAAGCAATAACGGGTTTCCCCAGACCCGAAGGAGTAATACAttccatttcttttaatgCGAATATTACAGAGAGTACAATACACAGGAGGAGGTTCAAAGCTAAGCCTCTCAACTGCACAGAGCTGACAAGAATTTTCACTCATTGAATGCTCCATTGCCTGATTTCTTTCTGCCTTAGCTTTGCTCTGCGAATCAAAAAGGGTAATTACAAATTTCATAGAGGAAGGTGAATGACACATTTGAAGAGTTCATTAGGAAGGAAGGTGAAGGCATAACTGTGTGAGATCTAATCCAGCAAAATGACAAGTTTTTATCCCATCCCTCTTCCAAATACAAACATGGGATATGAAGCAAAGAAATATCTAaggagaaaaacaaaacaaaaaaggatGGCCTCATAACAAATCAACTTTAATATTGAAGAATGAATTTAAGGATCCTCATCTAGAATAGTTATCAAAAGGCCAAGCATTGTTATTAACAAAAAGGCGAGCAAACAGATAAAGTTGCCTCCAGCTGTTTAAGGTATCTTTGCAAGCTTGCCAAGGCTAAGAAATCATCAAAGTCTCAGAGCAAGAAAGTCAGGTCACTGAAGTAATCTTAGTctatatcaaataaaacaaactaaagcAAAAGAGCACAAATGATTTCCTAACTGTGTGATTAGATAACTGAAAGCAAATTTAAAGATTACAATAGTGATGAATTTCATAAGATTTTTCAAATGTCTAAAAGTAACACTGGCAAGCCTTCAAAAGAAATACAGTAAGCATCATTGAGAAAATGAACTAGACTGACCTGTCCTACCCACTGCCGGAGACCCATAATATGTTGGCGGACCATTTCAGGGGTGAATAATTCAATCATTGATACTCCCTTTATTTTTGGCTTCCCGGACTTGGATGAACCCTCAGGAGGTAATGAAGTGTTTTCCAGCTTAGCTTGCGCTGTATCCTTTTCTGTCTTCATGAGCTGCTGAGCACCACATCCAACAGAATCACTAAGTGTAGCACCATCACCTTTCAGAGTTTGTATGTAGGCATCATCCACGTTATCCTTTGATATCTCAATATTGGGACATTCCTGTGCAACGTTTACAGGGGCTTTCACCGCTACTTTCAGATCACTAATTTCAGGTTTTACTGGAATATGGTAATCGTGATCCTTTTCACTATGTTGTATATCACGGATATGACCATCACTTACAGTAGATGCCAACGCCACAGAGCATCCATTGCTAGGGACAAGAGACTGCAGGCTTTGCTCGACTTTCACGCGTTTAATAGGAGGTTGTAGATCTTCAGGGGTTTCAGCCATCACTGGGTCCATCTTTGGAGTAGACCTTCCCAAAGTTCCAGCAATATCATGGGCATTTGAAGATTCATTGACTACCGTAGGCAACCCAGACCTCAAATTAGAACGAGCAAATGCCTTGAAGTGAGTCTGCATAAATTTCTTAACAGGGATACATACAGGGCAATTTGTATCCTGACAGCGCCTATGATGATTGACTAAATCCCATGTAACACGGCAACGAGGGTATGAACAATCGAAATTGTTGCAACTTCCAATATGCTTCAACAGCTTCTGAGCAGTTAAGCAGTTAGGCTCTGGGCATTTACCTTCTAGGAAATGACATCGACGAGCATGCCGCAAAAACAACAACCACCTCTGTTGGTTCTTGAACTGTTTTTCGCGAATAACGCTATAAGTTCGAGATGCTGGGTCACTTGTGTTCACTGGTTCTGTTGATCTAGAATTTCCAGAGTGGTCAATAACAGATTCTTCTGAggataaattatttagttgaGCTCCATCTTGCCTCATTACTCTctgatatttttcattttgaatagTCTGATCAATTGGGAGTCTTCCTGATGCATCCACATCTGGAGGCTTAGAATACCGCTGACTGCCCAAAGCTGCATCTGGTTGAACACCACCACAAGGACTAGTAAAATCACTAGTGTTACACACAAATTGCTGCGGATGCAAGGATGGGGCATCATGCGGCACAGATGAACGAGAAAAAGGCTGAGCAGCTCCTGGATGGTCGTCTACAGAATTTGACTGGAACTGGTTCTGCATATCAGCATGGAAGGAGTGGGTGACTTTTGACTGTATACCTTCATTATAATGCTCTGTTCCAATCTCCTGCTTCACCTCAAATATTATACTGGGCGATAGCTGGGACTGACCGAAAGAATCATTTCTCATCAAATACTGGTTCGGCATTTGCCTTTTTTGTTGCAATTGATTCTGAGAAGGTTTTTGCTGCTGAAACTGCTGGGATGGCTGTTGAAACAGCTGCTGTTGGTGAGGTTGCACAAGATTTTCTTTCACTGGGTACTGAGATTGAAAATTAACCTTTTGTGATTGATCTACTGAGTGAAGATCCACAGTTGCCTGTTGAGAAGAAGATACATTTGACTGGTTATTGGTCATCAAATGAGAATCTGTCGTGTGCATTGATTGCATGGATATGGAATTCAAGCTCGGGTTGCTGATCGTGGACCCAACAGTTGTTGCAGGAATGTACATGTTTCCAGACCCAGTAGCACCAATTCCGTAGGCATCACCTGTCAAACAGAATAGTGTCAAAAGAGATACAAACTAGAAGTTTCAGGGGAATCCTCAACTAACTCTCATTACATTAAGGATATGGGAAAACACGTACAGACACATAAGCATGGCTATAGTGGTGTAGATCGAATAAAGTACCTTGTGTTACTGGTCTTTGTTGATGCTGGTCAAGATGCTGAGACAGGGGCTTGGTGGAATTTCCAAGTATAGTTCCAGATAAATGATGAGTTATTCCAAAGTTTTTCTGCTGCAACATAGAACTGCCTCCACTACCCATTTGCCCCCCAATATTGTGTAAAACACGAGAATTTTGACCACCAACATGCTGTTTTTGCAAAGTAGGCTGTGATGCAGTTGTAGAGTCAACATCAGAACATGCTCCAACATCTGATGACTCAATTTTCATTGACTTGTTATTGCTAGTGTTAGCAATCATATCATTAGAATTGGAGTTATTAATTCCAGTAGTTGGGATCATTTGACTTGTCATTCTTTGCGCACCCATGGACATCATGTTATTTCCCCCATGATTGACCATGAAAGCATTAGATGACTGCTGATACCCACCTCCTGCAGAAAATTATTCCTTTAGATGAGTGAAAA
The nucleotide sequence above comes from Salvia hispanica cultivar TCC Black 2014 chromosome 5, UniMelb_Shisp_WGS_1.0, whole genome shotgun sequence. Encoded proteins:
- the LOC125188004 gene encoding histone acetyltransferase HAC1-like isoform X1; protein product: MNLQTHHTGQISGQIPNQAGTMLPGLPQQNGNPMLSQIQNSNVHRNVPNMDPETIKRRKYMQEKIWNFLMQRRQQSPEVPNRRMVDLVKRLEDGLFRNAMTMEEYLNLDTLERRLLILIKRFPTSNRNQQLPQANSSPPVGTMIPTPGFQQTGNSSFAGTSLVDNSFVNSSSNTIASSTVNPGSFFPTQNGSSGIVHGGGYQQSSNAFMVNHGGNNMMSMGAQRMTSQMIPTTGINNSNSNDMIANTSNNKSMKIESSDVGACSDVDSTTASQPTLQKQHVGGQNSRVLHNIGGQMGSGGSSMLQQKNFGITHHLSGTILGNSTKPLSQHLDQHQQRPVTQGDAYGIGATGSGNMYIPATTVGSTISNPSLNSISMQSMHTTDSHLMTNNQSNVSSSQQATVDLHSVDQSQKVNFQSQYPVKENLVQPHQQQLFQQPSQQFQQQKPSQNQLQQKRQMPNQYLMRNDSFGQSQLSPSIIFEVKQEIGTEHYNEGIQSKVTHSFHADMQNQFQSNSVDDHPGAAQPFSRSSVPHDAPSLHPQQFVCNTSDFTSPCGGVQPDAALGSQRYSKPPDVDASGRLPIDQTIQNEKYQRVMRQDGAQLNNLSSEESVIDHSGNSRSTEPVNTSDPASRTYSVIREKQFKNQQRWLLFLRHARRCHFLEGKCPEPNCLTAQKLLKHIGSCNNFDCSYPRCRVTWDLVNHHRRCQDTNCPVCIPVKKFMQTHFKAFARSNLRSGLPTVVNESSNAHDIAGTLGRSTPKMDPVMAETPEDLQPPIKRVKVEQSLQSLVPSNGCSVALASTVSDGHIRDIQHSEKDHDYHIPVKPEISDLKVAVKAPVNVAQECPNIEISKDNVDDAYIQTLKGDGATLSDSVGCGAQQLMKTEKDTAQAKLENTSLPPEGSSKSGKPKIKGVSMIELFTPEMVRQHIMGLRQWVGQSKAKAERNQAMEHSMSENSCQLCAVERLSFEPPPVYCTLCNIRIKRNGMYYSFGSGETRYCFCNHCYNSSHGDTIAVDGTTIPKGRVEKKKNDEETEEWWVQCDKCEAWQHQICALFNGRRNNGGEAEYTCPNCYMAEVEMGERAPLPQSAVLGAKDLPRSQLSDHLEQRLIVKLNQERLDRARHQGKSYDEVPGAEELVVRVVSSVDKKLDVKPRFLEIFQEENYPTEYPYKSKAVLLFQRIEGVEVCLFGMYVQEFGSECQQPNNRRVYISYLDSVKYFRPEVKTVSGEALRTFVYHEILIGYLDYCKMRGFTSCYIWACPPLKGEDYILYCHPEIQKTPKSDKLREWYLAMLRKATRENIVVELTNMYEHFFVSTGECKAKVTAARLPYFDGDYWPGAAEDFIYQFQQEEDGRKHSKKGASLKKSITKRALRASGQTDLSSNALKDLMLMHKLGDSITTCKEDFIMVHLQHSCSHCCILIFSGKRWVCKQCKKFHLCDNCYDAERKRDDRERHPVNYKDVHTLYPVEVAEVPDDTKDNENLESEFFDTRQAFLSLCQGNYYQYDTLRRAKHSSMMVLYHLHNPTAPAFVITCTKCNLDIESGQGWRCETCPEYDICNACYQKDEGKNHPHKLTKNQSIDPNAQNKEAKQLRLSQVRKMLELLVHASQCRSTLCQYPNCRKVKGLFRHGILCKRRAAGGCHMCTKMWQLLQLHARACKESDCNVPRCRDLREHLRRLQHQADSRRRAAVMEMMRQRAAEVAGSS
- the LOC125188004 gene encoding histone acetyltransferase HAC1-like isoform X2, with product MNLQTHHTGQISGQIPNQAGTMLPGLPQQNGNPMLSQIQNSNVHRNVPNMDPETIKRRKYMQEKIWNFLMQRRQQSPEVPNRRMVDLVKRLEDGLFRNAMTMEEYLNLDTLERRLLILIKRFPTSNRNQQLPQANSSPPVGTMIPTPGFQQTGNSSFAGTSLVDNSFVNSSSNTIASSTVNPGSFFPTQNGSSGIVHGGGYQQSSNAFMVNHGGNNMMSMGAQRMTSQMIPTTGINNSNSNDMIANTSNNKSMKIESSDVGACSDVDSTTASQPTLQKQHVGGQNSRVLHNIGGQMGSGGSSMLQQKNFGITHHLSGTILGNSTKPLSQHLDQHQQRPVTQGDAYGIGATGSGNMYIPATTVGSTISNPSLNSISMQSMHTTDSHLMTNNQSNVSSSQQATVDLHSVDQSQKPSQQFQQQKPSQNQLQQKRQMPNQYLMRNDSFGQSQLSPSIIFEVKQEIGTEHYNEGIQSKVTHSFHADMQNQFQSNSVDDHPGAAQPFSRSSVPHDAPSLHPQQFVCNTSDFTSPCGGVQPDAALGSQRYSKPPDVDASGRLPIDQTIQNEKYQRVMRQDGAQLNNLSSEESVIDHSGNSRSTEPVNTSDPASRTYSVIREKQFKNQQRWLLFLRHARRCHFLEGKCPEPNCLTAQKLLKHIGSCNNFDCSYPRCRVTWDLVNHHRRCQDTNCPVCIPVKKFMQTHFKAFARSNLRSGLPTVVNESSNAHDIAGTLGRSTPKMDPVMAETPEDLQPPIKRVKVEQSLQSLVPSNGCSVALASTVSDGHIRDIQHSEKDHDYHIPVKPEISDLKVAVKAPVNVAQECPNIEISKDNVDDAYIQTLKGDGATLSDSVGCGAQQLMKTEKDTAQAKLENTSLPPEGSSKSGKPKIKGVSMIELFTPEMVRQHIMGLRQWVGQSKAKAERNQAMEHSMSENSCQLCAVERLSFEPPPVYCTLCNIRIKRNGMYYSFGSGETRYCFCNHCYNSSHGDTIAVDGTTIPKGRVEKKKNDEETEEWWVQCDKCEAWQHQICALFNGRRNNGGEAEYTCPNCYMAEVEMGERAPLPQSAVLGAKDLPRSQLSDHLEQRLIVKLNQERLDRARHQGKSYDEVPGAEELVVRVVSSVDKKLDVKPRFLEIFQEENYPTEYPYKSKAVLLFQRIEGVEVCLFGMYVQEFGSECQQPNNRRVYISYLDSVKYFRPEVKTVSGEALRTFVYHEILIGYLDYCKMRGFTSCYIWACPPLKGEDYILYCHPEIQKTPKSDKLREWYLAMLRKATRENIVVELTNMYEHFFVSTGECKAKVTAARLPYFDGDYWPGAAEDFIYQFQQEEDGRKHSKKGASLKKSITKRALRASGQTDLSSNALKDLMLMHKLGDSITTCKEDFIMVHLQHSCSHCCILIFSGKRWVCKQCKKFHLCDNCYDAERKRDDRERHPVNYKDVHTLYPVEVAEVPDDTKDNENLESEFFDTRQAFLSLCQGNYYQYDTLRRAKHSSMMVLYHLHNPTAPAFVITCTKCNLDIESGQGWRCETCPEYDICNACYQKDEGKNHPHKLTKNQSIDPNAQNKEAKQLRLSQVRKMLELLVHASQCRSTLCQYPNCRKVKGLFRHGILCKRRAAGGCHMCTKMWQLLQLHARACKESDCNVPRCRDLREHLRRLQHQADSRRRAAVMEMMRQRAAEVAGSS